One Solanum lycopersicum chromosome 2, SLM_r2.1 genomic region harbors:
- the LOC101264266 gene encoding cytochrome P450 86B1, translating to MLITATTNNIFYHLNLMNTTFTSINMTCSSSSLEHLSLFLWPHIQIMEIFIALVVFIAIHSLRQAKKQGLPNWPFVGMLPSLILGLRKDMYEWISDVLCHMNGTFTFRGPWFTNLNCVVTSDPRNLEYLLKTNFSNFPKGDYFRNTVRDLLGDGIFNADYDIWQKQRKPASIEFHSAKFRNMTADSLLELVHSRLLPVLEDSIKQSIPIDLQDVLLRLTFDNVCMIAFGVDPGCLHPHLPQIPFAKAFELATEATVLRFVTPTLVWKTMRCLGLGTEKTLKHSLKKVDEFADEVIRTRKKELCLADSKQRSDLLTVFMGLRDEQGQPFSDKFLRDICVNFILAGRDTSSVALSWFFWLLDRNPEVEQRILAEICKILNERGDAIDETPLIFKPAEIKKMEYLQAALSEALRLYPSVPVDHKEVVEDDVFPDGTVLKKGTKVVYAIYTMGRMEGIWGKDCREYKPERWLRDGRYMSEPAYRFTAFNGGPRLCLGKDFAYYQMKFTAASILYRYHVKVVKGHPVMPKLALTMYLKYGLQVKLSRRDQSQLPLNNNNYFL from the exons ATGCTTATAACAGCTACAACAAACAATATTTTCTACCATCTCAACCTCATGAATACTACATTCACCTCCATTAACATGACTTGTTCTTCCTCCTCACTTGAACATCTCAGTTTGTTTCTCTGGCCACATATACAAATCATGGAAATATTCATCGCACTTGTTGTTTTTATCGCTATACATTCTTTAAGGCAAGCGAAAAAACAAGGACTACCGAACTGGCCATTTGTAGGGATGTTGCCTTCGTTGATTTTAGGCCTACGTAAAGACATGTATGAGTGGATTTCTGATGTTCTCTGCCACATGAATGGGACATTTACATTCCGAGGTCCATGGTTTACTAACCTCAATTGTGTGGTGACATCTGATCCCCGGAATCTTGAGTATCTTCTTAAGACAAACTTCTCAAATTTCCCAAAAGGAGACTACTTTCGGAACACTGTCCGAGACCTTCTTGGAGATGGAATATTCAATGCAGATTATGATATTTGGCAGAAACAGAGGAAACCAGCCAGCATTGAATTCCATTCTGCTAAGTTTCGGAACATGACGGCAGATTCATTGTTGGAGCTTGTTCATTCTAGGCTCTTACCTGTTTTAGAAGATTCAATCAAACAATCAATCCCTATCGATCTTCAAGATGTTCTCCTTAGGCTCACATTCGATAACGTCTGCATGATTGCCTTTGGGGTTGATCCAGGGTGTCTCCACCCTCACTTACCTCAAATTCCATTTGCTAAAGCTTTTGAATTAGCAACAGAGGCAACCGTTCTACGGTTTGTCACTCCTACACTTGTATGGAAAACCATGAGGTGCCTCGGGTTAGGAACAGAGAAGACACTTAAACATTCGCTGAAAAAAGTTGACGAATTTGCTGATGAAGTAATTAGAACAAGAAAGAAAGAGCTTTGTTTAGCAGATAGCAAACAGAGATCAGATCTTTTAACAGTGTTTATGGGGTTAAGAGACGAACAAGGACAGCCGTTTTCAGATAAGTTTTTAAGAGATATATGTGTGAATTTCATTCTAGCTGGAAGAGACACATCTTCAGTTGCATTAAGCTGGTTTTTCTGGCTGTTGGATCGTAATCCGGAGGTTGAACAGAGGATTTTAGCTGAGATTTGTAAGATTTTGAATGAAAGAGGAGATGCTATTGATGAAACTCCGTTGATTTTCAAGCCAGCAGAGATCAAGAAAATGGAATATCTACAAGCTGCTCTTTCTGAGGCTCTTAGATTATACCCTTCTGTCCCAGTTGATCACAAAGAG GTTGTTGAAGACGATGTATTCCCAGACGGGACAGTATTGAAGAAGGgaacaaaggtggtgtatgcaaTCTACACAATGGGAAGAATGGAAGGTATATGGGGTAAAGATTGCAGAGAATACAAACCTGAAAGGTGGTTGAGAGATGGACGGTACATGAGTGAACCAGCATACCGTTTCACTGCCTTCAACGGAGGACCTCGCCTTTGCTTAGGCAAAGATTTTGCTTATTATCAAATGAAATTCACAGCTGCATCCATCCTTTATCGTTACCATGTTAAAGTAGTGAAAGGACATCCAGTTATGCCTAAACTGGCTCTTACTATGTACCTCAAGTATGGACTACAAGTCAAACTCTCCAGGCGCGATCAATCTCAACTTCCTCTGAACAACAACAATTACTTTCTCTAA